In Denitratisoma sp. DHT3, one DNA window encodes the following:
- a CDS encoding O-acetylhomoserine aminocarboxypropyltransferase/cysteine synthase family protein: protein MKFETLAVHAGYSPDPTTKAVAVPIYQTTSYAFDNTQHGADLFDLKVAGNIYTRIMNPTQDVLEKRVAELEGGIAGLALASGQAAITYAIQTIAETGDNIISAATLYGGTYNLFAHTLPQFGIQVRFADYRDPASFEKLIDARTKAIYCESIGNPLGNITDFEPLAAIAHKHGVPLIVDNTVPSPYLCRPFEHGADIVVHSLTKYLGGHGNSIGGIIVDSGKFPWAEHKERFRRLNEPDVSYHGVVYTEALGPAAFIGRARVVPLRNMGAAISPFNAFLIMQGVETLALRMDRITENTRRVAEYLKGHKKVKWVNYAGLPDHRDHALAQKYMGGRPSGILTFGVEGGIAGGTKFQDALQLFTRLVNIGDTKSLACHPASTTHRQLSPAEMEKAGVTEDTVRLSVGIEHIDDLIADLEQALAAV from the coding sequence ATGAAGTTCGAGACCCTGGCCGTCCATGCCGGCTACAGCCCCGATCCCACCACCAAGGCCGTCGCGGTCCCCATTTACCAGACCACGTCCTACGCCTTCGACAATACCCAGCACGGCGCCGATCTCTTCGACCTCAAGGTGGCCGGGAACATCTACACCCGGATCATGAACCCGACCCAGGACGTGCTGGAAAAGCGCGTCGCCGAGCTGGAAGGCGGCATCGCCGGCCTCGCCCTGGCTTCCGGCCAGGCCGCCATCACCTACGCCATCCAGACCATCGCCGAGACCGGCGACAACATCATCTCCGCCGCCACCCTCTACGGCGGCACCTACAACCTGTTCGCCCACACCCTGCCCCAGTTCGGCATCCAGGTGCGCTTCGCCGACTACCGCGATCCGGCCTCCTTCGAAAAGCTGATCGACGCCAGGACCAAGGCCATCTACTGCGAATCGATCGGCAACCCGCTGGGCAACATCACCGACTTCGAGCCCCTGGCCGCCATCGCCCACAAGCACGGCGTGCCGCTGATCGTGGACAACACCGTGCCCTCCCCCTACCTGTGCCGCCCCTTCGAGCACGGTGCCGACATCGTGGTGCACTCGCTCACCAAATACCTCGGAGGCCACGGCAACAGCATCGGCGGCATCATCGTCGACAGCGGCAAGTTCCCCTGGGCCGAGCACAAGGAACGCTTCCGCCGCCTCAACGAGCCCGACGTGTCCTACCACGGCGTCGTCTATACCGAGGCCCTCGGCCCCGCCGCCTTCATCGGCCGCGCCCGGGTGGTGCCGCTGCGCAACATGGGCGCGGCGATTTCCCCCTTCAACGCCTTCCTGATCATGCAGGGCGTCGAGACCCTGGCGCTGCGCATGGACCGCATCACCGAAAACACCCGGCGCGTGGCCGAATATCTGAAGGGCCACAAGAAAGTGAAGTGGGTGAACTACGCCGGCCTGCCCGACCACCGCGACCACGCCCTGGCGCAGAAGTACATGGGCGGCCGTCCCTCGGGCATCCTGACGTTCGGCGTCGAGGGCGGCATCGCCGGCGGCACCAAGTTCCAGGACGCATTGCAGCTATTCACCCGCCTGGTGAATATCGGCGATACAAAATCCCTGGCCTGCCACCCGGCCTCCACCACTCATCGCCAGCTCTCGCCGGCGGAGATGGAAAAAGCCGGGGTCACCGAGGACACGGTGCGGCTGTCCGTCGGCATCGAGCACATCGACGACCTGATCGCCGATCTGGAACAGGCGCTGGCCGCCGTCTGA
- the trmD gene encoding tRNA (guanosine(37)-N1)-methyltransferase TrmD, with translation MVTLRFDAITLFPEMFSAVTASGITRRALERGLWSLRCWNPRDATTDNHRTVDDRPYGGGPGMVMLPGPLERTIVAARAARQEQGLGGRVIYLSPQGEPLTHGKVLELAAGEGAILLCGRYEGVDERLIARCVDEEISLGDFVLSGGELPALALIDACVRQLPGALNDGASAVEESFAAGLLDCPHYTRPEEYEGMRVPEVLLSGNHEQIRRWRLKQALGRTWRRRSDLLERRGLSSEEARLLAEYQRERQ, from the coding sequence CTGGTGACCTTGCGTTTCGACGCCATCACCCTGTTTCCCGAGATGTTTTCGGCGGTGACTGCTTCGGGCATCACGCGGCGGGCGCTGGAGCGGGGACTGTGGTCCCTGCGGTGCTGGAACCCGCGGGACGCGACGACGGACAATCATCGCACGGTGGACGATCGCCCCTACGGCGGCGGGCCCGGCATGGTGATGCTGCCCGGCCCCCTGGAGCGGACCATCGTGGCGGCGCGGGCCGCGCGGCAGGAGCAAGGTCTGGGTGGCAGGGTGATCTACCTGTCGCCCCAGGGTGAGCCGCTCACCCACGGCAAGGTGCTGGAACTGGCGGCGGGCGAGGGGGCCATCCTCCTCTGCGGGCGTTATGAAGGCGTGGACGAGCGGTTGATCGCGCGTTGCGTGGATGAGGAGATTTCGCTGGGCGATTTCGTCCTCTCCGGCGGGGAGTTGCCGGCCCTGGCCCTGATCGACGCCTGCGTGCGGCAGTTGCCGGGCGCGCTGAACGACGGCGCCTCGGCGGTGGAAGAGTCCTTCGCCGCGGGACTCCTCGATTGTCCGCATTACACGCGGCCCGAGGAATATGAAGGAATGCGGGTGCCGGAGGTGCTGCTCTCCGGCAACCATGAGCAGATCCGGCGCTGGCGCCTGAAACAGGCGCTGGGACGGACCTGGCGGCGACGCTCCGATCTGCTGGAGCGCCGCGGCCTGAGCAGCGAGGAGGCGCGACTGCTGGCGGAATACCAGCGGGAGCGCCAATAA
- the rplS gene encoding 50S ribosomal protein L19 — translation MNLIQQLEQEEIARLGKSVPEFAPGDTVIVQVKVKEGNRERLQAYEGVVIAKRNRGLNSSFIVRKISAGEGVERTFQTYSPLIASVEVKRRGDVRRAKLYYLRSRSGKSARIKEKLTIKAR, via the coding sequence ATGAATCTGATCCAGCAACTGGAGCAAGAAGAAATCGCCCGCCTGGGCAAGAGCGTCCCCGAGTTCGCCCCCGGCGACACCGTGATCGTCCAGGTCAAGGTGAAGGAAGGCAACCGCGAGCGTCTGCAGGCGTATGAAGGCGTGGTGATCGCCAAGCGCAACCGCGGCCTCAACTCCAGCTTCATCGTGCGCAAGATTTCCGCCGGTGAAGGCGTGGAGCGCACTTTCCAGACCTACTCGCCGCTGATCGCCAGCGTCGAGGTCAAGCGTCGCGGCGACGTGCGTCGCGCCAAGCTCTACTACCTGCGCAGCCGTTCCGGCAAGTCGGCCCGCATCAAGGAAAAGCTCACCATCAAGGCCCGCTGA
- a CDS encoding methyl-accepting chemotaxis protein yields the protein MLSKLNIGPRLNVAFLIVVAFLIALAGIGYSAVNNLASQFEISVNENNKKLALSQDLREQLNVIMRSVRNVLLYQNNENFVKAQLNRIEKARADYMVSYQAMEKLLRSPEERKIHTEIDTHRGPSGKATDTAVEVSKTAGVAEAAKELKETVQSLQNDWYDAIQAMIDFQEKQNNTLAMNAQATFKRTMTIFLVFTLLATGIAVGLAVWISRSITRPLAYAAQVAADVAAGDLCSHVRVSTTDETGQLLRTLQRMKESLANTVSSVRGVADALSSSSGQLVAAANEVTESSSQQSVAAASTAVSVQQITASIESVAGGATEIRELAKSSQTRTRESVGNLNQLSGEIEMLGRTVETIGTTFQEFTDSSKAITEMTRQVREIAEQTNLLALNAAIEAARAGEQGRGFAVVADEVRKLAEKSGQSVNEIDSVNRVLTERSGHVAGAISEGMQALDSSKRHVQMVIASLSEADQAALRSAEGIDNIATSVSEQSVASVKITGNVEQMAQMAERNHRVVERTSTAAGHLRELSGQLSDSVSHFQLTNG from the coding sequence ATGTTGAGCAAACTGAATATCGGCCCTCGGCTGAATGTTGCATTCCTGATCGTTGTCGCTTTCCTGATCGCATTGGCTGGCATCGGCTATAGCGCGGTCAACAATCTGGCCAGCCAGTTTGAGATATCGGTCAATGAGAACAACAAGAAGCTGGCCCTGTCCCAGGACCTGCGCGAGCAACTGAACGTGATCATGCGTTCGGTGCGTAACGTATTGCTGTACCAGAACAATGAGAACTTCGTAAAGGCGCAGTTGAACCGGATCGAAAAAGCCCGGGCCGACTACATGGTCAGCTATCAGGCGATGGAAAAGCTGCTGCGCTCGCCCGAGGAGCGGAAGATTCACACCGAAATCGACACTCATCGAGGACCCTCCGGCAAGGCCACCGACACAGCAGTCGAAGTGTCGAAAACAGCAGGCGTCGCCGAAGCCGCGAAGGAACTGAAGGAAACGGTGCAGTCCTTGCAGAACGACTGGTACGACGCGATCCAGGCGATGATCGACTTCCAGGAGAAGCAGAACAATACGTTGGCGATGAATGCCCAGGCCACCTTCAAGCGGACCATGACCATATTCCTGGTGTTCACCCTCCTCGCCACGGGCATCGCCGTGGGGCTTGCCGTCTGGATCAGCCGCAGCATCACCCGGCCGCTGGCCTATGCGGCCCAGGTGGCGGCGGATGTCGCGGCCGGCGATCTGTGCTCCCACGTGCGCGTCTCGACGACGGATGAGACCGGCCAGCTGTTGCGAACCCTGCAGCGCATGAAGGAAAGCCTGGCGAATACCGTCTCGTCGGTGCGCGGCGTGGCCGACGCGCTGTCCTCTTCCTCCGGGCAGCTGGTCGCCGCGGCCAACGAGGTGACCGAATCCTCGTCCCAGCAATCCGTCGCGGCCGCCTCGACCGCCGTTTCAGTCCAGCAGATCACCGCCAGCATCGAATCGGTCGCCGGCGGCGCCACCGAAATCAGGGAACTGGCGAAGTCGAGCCAGACCCGGACCCGGGAAAGCGTCGGCAACCTGAACCAGCTTTCCGGCGAGATCGAAATGCTCGGCCGCACCGTGGAAACCATCGGCACCACGTTCCAGGAATTCACCGACAGCAGCAAGGCGATCACCGAAATGACCCGGCAGGTGCGCGAGATTGCCGAGCAGACCAACCTGCTGGCCCTCAATGCCGCCATCGAAGCGGCCCGCGCGGGCGAGCAGGGACGGGGATTCGCGGTCGTCGCCGACGAGGTGCGCAAACTGGCGGAGAAATCCGGACAGTCGGTCAACGAGATCGATTCCGTCAACCGGGTCCTGACCGAGCGCTCAGGTCACGTCGCAGGCGCCATTTCGGAAGGAATGCAGGCCCTCGACAGCAGCAAGCGCCATGTGCAGATGGTCATTGCCTCGCTCTCGGAAGCGGACCAGGCCGCGCTGCGGTCCGCGGAGGGCATCGACAACATAGCCACGTCGGTCAGCGAACAAAGCGTCGCCAGCGTGAAAATCACCGGCAACGTCGAGCAGATGGCCCAGATGGCGGAGCGCAATCACCGGGTGGTCGAGCGCACCAGCACCGCCGCCGGCCATCTGCGGGAACTCTCCGGACAACTGTCGGATTCGGTTTCCCACTTCCAGTTGACGAACGGCTGA
- the rpsP gene encoding 30S ribosomal protein S16 produces the protein MVVIRLARSGAKKRPFYNMVVTDSRNRRDGRFVERIGFYNPVASESEQGLVVNVERLAYWQGTGAQLSPTAARLVKQFNAKKAA, from the coding sequence ATGGTTGTCATTCGTCTCGCCCGTAGCGGCGCCAAGAAGCGCCCCTTCTACAACATGGTGGTGACCGATTCGCGCAATCGCCGCGACGGTCGCTTTGTCGAGCGCATCGGCTTTTACAACCCCGTGGCCTCTGAAAGCGAGCAGGGCCTGGTGGTGAACGTCGAGCGCCTGGCCTACTGGCAGGGCACCGGCGCCCAGTTGTCGCCGACCGCCGCCCGTCTGGTCAAGCAGTTCAACGCCAAGAAGGCCGCCTGA
- a CDS encoding SulP family inorganic anion transporter, with the protein MIALLEARKAGLFSREHLFNNLLAGLVVGVVALPLAMAFAIASGAKPEQGLYTAVVAGFMTSVFGGGRLQISGPTGAFIAILAGITAKHGIAGLQVATLMAGLILIAMGVARFGSVIKYIPNPVITGFTAGIGLIIWVGQWKDFFGLKPVGGGEHFHQHLAHLIQAFPSLHLPTTGLALLSLAVLLLTPRLFKRIPAPLAALVVATGVQATFHFEGVATIGSAFGGIPDSLPGLTWPELSLSTVVKLIGPAFTIALLGAIESLLSAVVADGMAGTRHDSNQELIGQGIANVCAPLFGGFAATGAIARTATNIRAGATSPLAGITHSVVLLLIILILAPWASNIPLCALSAILFVVAYNMSELHHFGHLLRTASRQDVAILLITFSLTVLVDLVIAVNVGVALASLLFMSRMAQAVEVQEAAPTEDEDGGALRLPPRTQVYAIDGPFFFGAAEKLQRTLDSIQRHADTVVLRMARVPFIDATGILALTELIEDFRRDKTRVVLCELRPNVRQKLERAGVLEKLGAENLYPTLGAVFGTPAAPIDQTSSSASRSTSS; encoded by the coding sequence ATGATTGCGCTGCTTGAAGCCCGGAAAGCCGGCTTGTTCAGCCGGGAACACCTCTTCAACAACCTGCTGGCCGGCCTGGTGGTCGGCGTGGTGGCCTTGCCGCTGGCGATGGCCTTCGCCATCGCCAGCGGCGCGAAGCCAGAGCAGGGACTCTACACGGCGGTCGTCGCCGGCTTCATGACCTCGGTCTTCGGCGGCGGCAGGCTACAGATCTCCGGCCCCACCGGCGCCTTCATCGCCATCCTGGCCGGGATCACCGCCAAGCACGGCATCGCCGGCCTGCAGGTGGCCACCCTGATGGCCGGCCTGATCCTGATCGCCATGGGCGTGGCGCGCTTCGGCTCGGTGATCAAGTACATCCCCAATCCGGTGATCACCGGGTTCACCGCCGGCATCGGGCTGATCATCTGGGTCGGCCAGTGGAAGGATTTCTTCGGTCTGAAGCCGGTGGGCGGCGGTGAGCATTTCCATCAGCACCTGGCGCATCTGATCCAGGCCTTTCCCAGCCTGCATCTGCCCACCACCGGCCTGGCGCTGCTCAGCCTGGCGGTGCTGCTGCTGACGCCGCGCCTGTTCAAGCGCATTCCCGCACCGCTGGCGGCCCTGGTGGTGGCCACCGGCGTCCAGGCGACCTTTCACTTCGAAGGCGTCGCCACCATCGGCAGCGCCTTCGGCGGCATTCCCGACAGTCTGCCCGGCCTGACCTGGCCCGAGCTGAGCCTTTCCACCGTGGTCAAGCTGATCGGCCCGGCCTTCACCATCGCCCTCCTGGGCGCCATCGAGTCCCTGCTTTCCGCCGTGGTCGCCGACGGCATGGCCGGCACCCGCCACGACTCGAACCAGGAACTGATCGGCCAGGGCATCGCCAACGTCTGCGCCCCCCTCTTCGGCGGCTTCGCCGCCACCGGCGCCATCGCCCGCACCGCGACCAACATCCGCGCCGGCGCCACCAGCCCTCTGGCCGGCATCACGCATTCCGTCGTGTTGCTGCTGATCATCCTGATCCTCGCGCCCTGGGCGAGCAACATTCCCCTCTGCGCGCTCTCGGCGATCCTGTTCGTGGTCGCCTACAACATGAGCGAGCTGCACCACTTCGGCCATCTGCTGCGCACCGCTTCCCGCCAGGACGTGGCGATCCTGCTGATCACCTTCAGCCTGACCGTGCTGGTGGATCTGGTGATCGCGGTCAACGTCGGCGTCGCCCTGGCCTCCCTGCTGTTCATGAGCCGCATGGCCCAGGCGGTGGAAGTGCAGGAGGCCGCGCCGACGGAAGACGAAGACGGCGGCGCCCTGCGGCTGCCGCCGCGCACCCAGGTCTATGCCATCGACGGCCCCTTCTTCTTCGGCGCTGCGGAAAAGCTGCAACGCACGCTGGACAGCATCCAGCGCCACGCCGACACCGTGGTGCTGCGCATGGCGCGGGTGCCCTTCATCGACGCCACCGGCATACTGGCGCTGACGGAACTGATCGAGGACTTCCGCCGCGACAAGACCCGCGTGGTGCTGTGCGAGCTGCGGCCCAACGTGCGGCAGAAGCTGGAGCGCGCGGGGGTGCTGGAGAAACTCGGCGCGGAGAACCTCTATCCGACCCTGGGCGCCGTGTTCGGCACGCCGGCGGCCCCGATCGATCAGACGAGCAGTTCCGCCAGCCGGTCCACTTCGTCGTAG
- the rimM gene encoding ribosome maturation factor RimM (Essential for efficient processing of 16S rRNA): MIVLGRVVAPFGVQGWVHIHPFGDDPASWRRMSRWWLGSDPDGADWRALDLLDLKPHGDGWVACFYGIADRAGAEGLKGLYVGSPREDLPKPEEGEYYWADLIGLSVVNSQGETLGKVASLIATGANDVLVVRDGEQERLLPFIDQVVKSVDKPAGRIRVDWGNDW; encoded by the coding sequence ATGATCGTGCTGGGGCGCGTCGTCGCCCCGTTCGGTGTGCAGGGATGGGTTCATATCCATCCTTTCGGCGACGATCCCGCCTCCTGGCGCCGGATGTCCCGTTGGTGGCTGGGCAGCGACCCGGACGGCGCGGATTGGCGTGCCCTGGACCTGCTGGACCTCAAGCCCCACGGTGACGGTTGGGTGGCCTGCTTTTACGGCATCGCCGACCGGGCCGGCGCGGAGGGACTGAAAGGGCTTTACGTGGGCTCCCCCCGGGAGGACCTGCCCAAGCCCGAGGAAGGCGAGTATTACTGGGCCGATCTGATCGGCCTGAGCGTGGTCAATTCGCAGGGCGAGACCCTGGGCAAGGTGGCGTCGCTGATCGCGACCGGCGCCAACGACGTGCTGGTGGTGCGGGACGGCGAGCAGGAGCGCCTGCTGCCCTTCATCGACCAGGTGGTGAAAAGCGTGGATAAGCCGGCCGGCCGCATCCGCGTGGATTGGGGAAACGACTGGTGA
- a CDS encoding propionate--CoA ligase, giving the protein MTRYQDFYRQSIEQPDAFWREQAQLVDWERPFDRVCDFSRPPFAKWFVGGRTNLCHNAVDRHAARRPEAPALVYLSTETQQERTYSFAELRTEVMRMAAIMKSLGVERGDRVLIYMPMIAEAAFAMLACARIGAIHSVVFGGFASGSLATRIDDAQPKLIVSAEAGMRNGKEVPYKHLLDDAIAQSKCPPQKVLMVDRGLHAGWHRVAGRDEDYAALRARHMDADVPCEWLESSEPSYILYTSGTTGKPKGVQRDTGGYAVALASSMRHIYCGGEGETMFTTSDIGWVVGHSYIVYGPLIAGMTTIMYEGTPLRPDAGIWWSIAERFKVNVMFSSPTAARVLKKQDPAYLHKYDLSALKYLFLAGEPLDQPTHEWIMGELGKPVIDNYWQTETGWPMLSTVRGVEDTPIRFGTPAFPVFGYNLKIFREDGSECDANEKGIVGVVPPLPPGCLSTVWGDDERFVKTYFSLFKEPLVYSSFDWGIRDEAGYHFILGRTDDVINVAGHRLGTREIEEAVQGHPAIAEVAVVGVQDAVKGQMPIAFAVVKDASRVADGAGRAALEKEVMKAVDDSLGAIARPGRVYFVGLLPKTRSGKLLRRSLQAVAEGRDPGDLTTIEDQSALEQIRNALAE; this is encoded by the coding sequence ATGACCCGCTATCAGGACTTCTATCGCCAGTCGATCGAGCAGCCGGACGCCTTCTGGCGCGAACAGGCCCAGTTGGTGGATTGGGAGCGGCCTTTCGACCGGGTCTGCGACTTCTCCCGTCCGCCGTTCGCCAAGTGGTTCGTCGGCGGCCGCACCAACCTCTGCCACAACGCGGTGGACCGCCACGCCGCGCGGCGTCCCGAGGCGCCGGCGCTGGTGTATCTGTCGACGGAGACCCAGCAGGAGCGGACCTACAGCTTCGCCGAGCTGCGAACCGAAGTGATGCGCATGGCGGCGATCATGAAGTCGCTCGGCGTGGAGCGCGGCGACCGGGTGCTGATCTACATGCCGATGATCGCCGAGGCCGCCTTCGCGATGCTGGCCTGCGCCCGCATCGGCGCCATTCACTCGGTGGTCTTCGGCGGGTTTGCTTCCGGCTCTTTGGCCACCCGCATCGACGACGCCCAACCCAAGTTGATCGTCTCCGCCGAGGCCGGGATGCGCAACGGCAAGGAGGTGCCCTACAAGCATCTGCTCGACGACGCCATCGCGCAGAGCAAGTGCCCGCCGCAGAAGGTGCTGATGGTGGACCGCGGGCTGCATGCCGGCTGGCACCGGGTCGCCGGTCGCGACGAGGATTACGCGGCGCTGCGCGCCCGGCACATGGACGCCGACGTCCCCTGCGAATGGCTGGAGTCCTCGGAGCCGTCCTACATCCTGTACACCTCCGGCACCACGGGCAAGCCCAAGGGTGTGCAGCGCGATACCGGGGGCTATGCGGTGGCCCTCGCGTCCTCGATGAGGCACATCTACTGCGGCGGCGAGGGCGAGACCATGTTCACCACCTCGGACATCGGCTGGGTGGTGGGGCATTCCTACATCGTCTACGGGCCGTTGATCGCCGGCATGACCACCATCATGTACGAGGGCACGCCGTTGCGCCCCGACGCCGGCATCTGGTGGAGCATCGCCGAGCGTTTCAAGGTGAATGTGATGTTCTCGTCGCCCACTGCGGCGCGGGTGCTGAAGAAGCAGGACCCGGCCTATCTGCACAAGTACGACCTGTCCGCCCTCAAGTATCTGTTCCTGGCCGGCGAACCCCTGGACCAGCCCACGCATGAATGGATCATGGGCGAGCTGGGCAAGCCGGTGATCGACAATTACTGGCAGACCGAGACCGGCTGGCCGATGCTGTCCACGGTGCGGGGCGTGGAGGACACGCCGATCCGCTTCGGCACCCCGGCCTTCCCGGTGTTCGGCTACAACCTGAAGATCTTCCGCGAGGACGGCTCGGAGTGCGACGCCAACGAAAAGGGCATCGTCGGCGTGGTGCCGCCCCTGCCGCCGGGCTGCCTGTCCACCGTCTGGGGCGACGACGAGCGTTTCGTCAAGACCTATTTCAGCCTGTTCAAGGAACCGCTGGTCTATTCCTCCTTCGACTGGGGCATCCGCGACGAAGCGGGTTATCACTTCATCCTCGGCCGCACCGACGACGTGATCAACGTGGCCGGGCACCGCCTCGGCACGCGGGAGATCGAGGAGGCGGTGCAGGGGCATCCGGCCATTGCCGAAGTCGCGGTGGTGGGCGTGCAGGATGCGGTGAAGGGGCAGATGCCGATCGCCTTCGCCGTGGTCAAGGACGCGTCCCGGGTGGCCGACGGCGCCGGGCGCGCGGCGCTGGAGAAGGAGGTGATGAAGGCGGTGGACGACAGCCTGGGCGCCATCGCCCGGCCGGGCCGCGTGTATTTCGTCGGCCTGCTGCCCAAGACCCGCTCCGGCAAGCTGTTGCGCCGCTCCCTCCAGGCCGTGGCCGAAGGGCGGGATCCGGGGGATTTGACCACCATCGAGGACCAGTCCGCCCTGGAACAGATCAGGAATGCCCTGGCCGAATAA
- a CDS encoding oxidoreductase — protein sequence MTFKAFLSSQDDGKVSSRFVQMEEEQLDAGEVTIRVAYSDVNYKDALSATGAGRIIRRFPCVGGIDLSGTVTASRDPRFSPGDQVLCTSYDLGVAHHGGYAELARVPADWVVKLPVGLSLFDAMAYGTAGFTAALAVVRMEQNGLAPANGPVLVTGATGGVGSVATAILARLGYRVVALTGKESETDYLKDLGAAEVMLRSSLDLGRIKPLDKATWAGAVDNLGGPVLAWLASTMQVGGTLASVGLAASADLATTVMPFILRGVSLLGVDSVNCPMPLRAEVWRRLAGDMRPARLEAMTRTIEFSQLPDVFDAFLQARVKGRTVVRINP from the coding sequence ATGACCTTCAAGGCTTTTCTCAGCAGTCAGGACGACGGCAAGGTGTCGAGCCGATTCGTCCAGATGGAAGAAGAACAACTGGATGCAGGCGAAGTGACGATTCGCGTCGCCTATTCCGACGTGAATTACAAGGACGCCCTCTCCGCCACCGGGGCGGGGAGGATCATTCGGCGCTTCCCCTGCGTCGGCGGCATCGACCTGTCGGGCACGGTGACGGCCAGCCGGGATCCTCGCTTCAGCCCCGGCGACCAGGTGCTGTGCACCAGCTACGACCTCGGTGTGGCCCATCACGGCGGCTACGCAGAGCTGGCCAGGGTGCCCGCGGACTGGGTGGTGAAATTGCCGGTCGGCCTGAGCCTGTTCGACGCCATGGCCTACGGCACGGCGGGTTTCACCGCCGCCCTGGCGGTGGTGAGGATGGAACAGAACGGCCTGGCACCCGCCAACGGCCCGGTGCTGGTGACCGGCGCCACCGGTGGCGTGGGCAGCGTGGCCACCGCCATCCTGGCCCGGCTCGGCTACCGGGTGGTGGCCCTGACCGGCAAGGAAAGCGAGACCGACTACCTGAAGGACCTCGGCGCCGCCGAGGTGATGTTGCGTTCCAGCCTGGACCTCGGCCGCATCAAACCCCTGGACAAGGCCACCTGGGCCGGCGCCGTGGACAATCTGGGCGGGCCGGTGCTGGCGTGGCTGGCCAGCACCATGCAGGTGGGCGGCACCCTGGCCAGCGTGGGTCTGGCGGCCAGCGCCGATCTCGCCACCACGGTGATGCCCTTCATCCTGCGCGGCGTGAGCCTGCTCGGCGTCGATTCGGTCAATTGCCCGATGCCCCTGCGGGCCGAGGTCTGGCGCCGCCTGGCCGGCGACATGCGGCCGGCGCGGCTGGAGGCGATGACCCGAACCATCGAGTTTTCCCAGTTGCCCGACGTTTTCGATGCGTTCCTCCAGGCCCGGGTCAAGGGCCGCACGGTGGTGCGCATCAATCCATAA
- a CDS encoding CopG family transcriptional regulator translates to MESKTARLTILVDPRKKKLFEDICAEHDITPSQVVRKLMRQYIFENAGERKLPDWLKAPK, encoded by the coding sequence ATGGAAAGCAAGACCGCCCGCCTGACCATCCTGGTCGATCCCCGCAAGAAGAAATTGTTCGAGGACATCTGCGCCGAACACGACATCACGCCGTCCCAGGTGGTGCGCAAGCTGATGCGCCAGTACATCTTCGAGAATGCCGGGGAGCGCAAGCTGCCCGACTGGCTGAAGGCGCCGAAGTAG
- a CDS encoding M48 family metallopeptidase encodes MRLFPALALAAFLAGCAANPISGRSQLLLVSESSAIADSIQAYQGMVGKLEKEGKISHDAKLNARVQRITDRLIDQAVLYRPETRDWAWSVKVIEDPKTINAWCMPGGKMAIYTGLIEKIKPTDDELAQIMGHEISHALLKHGAEKMSMQMAAGVAAIAIGVSGSNSGNGGKRQAGAELALLGLVLLPNSRGAESEADRIGLELAARAGFHPHAAVTLWEKMMQASGDNSRFDWLSTHPASSKRLEELSAQELDILPFYEAAPKRQAPSRAWTSTSPNERLISPAR; translated from the coding sequence ATGCGTTTGTTTCCAGCCCTGGCTCTGGCCGCGTTTCTGGCCGGTTGTGCCGCCAATCCCATATCCGGCCGCAGCCAGTTGCTGCTGGTGTCGGAAAGTTCCGCGATCGCCGACTCGATCCAGGCCTATCAGGGCATGGTCGGCAAGCTGGAAAAGGAAGGCAAGATCAGCCATGACGCGAAACTGAACGCGCGGGTCCAGCGCATCACCGACCGCCTGATCGACCAGGCGGTTCTGTATCGCCCGGAGACGCGAGACTGGGCCTGGAGCGTCAAGGTGATCGAGGATCCCAAGACCATCAACGCTTGGTGCATGCCGGGCGGCAAGATGGCCATCTATACGGGATTGATCGAGAAGATCAAGCCGACGGACGACGAACTGGCCCAGATCATGGGACACGAGATTTCCCATGCCCTGCTCAAGCACGGTGCGGAAAAGATGTCGATGCAGATGGCGGCTGGCGTGGCGGCGATCGCCATCGGTGTTTCGGGCAGCAACAGCGGCAACGGCGGCAAGCGTCAGGCCGGCGCCGAATTGGCGCTCCTGGGGCTGGTGCTGCTGCCAAACAGCCGGGGCGCGGAATCGGAAGCCGACCGGATCGGCCTGGAACTGGCGGCTCGGGCAGGTTTCCATCCCCATGCCGCGGTGACGCTATGGGAAAAGATGATGCAGGCCAGCGGCGACAATTCCCGTTTCGACTGGTTGAGCACCCACCCCGCCTCGTCCAAGCGCCTGGAGGAACTGTCCGCCCAGGAACTCGACATATTGCCGTTCTACGAGGCGGCACCCAAACGTCAGGCACCCAGCCGCGCCTGGACCAGCACCTCCCCCAACGAGCGGTTGATCAGCCCCGCCCGCTAG